From Bifidobacterium longum subsp. longum JCM 1217, one genomic window encodes:
- a CDS encoding DUF2469 domain-containing protein: MSAEDLDNYETDAELALYREYRDVIKLFTYVVETERRFYLANKVDFNVRSAGQDVYFDVQLTDAWVWDVYRSSRFVKSVRIVTFKDVNVEEVQKTDIDIPDDIH; this comes from the coding sequence ATGAGTGCCGAGGATCTCGACAATTACGAAACCGACGCCGAACTCGCGCTGTATAGGGAATACCGTGACGTCATCAAGCTGTTCACCTATGTGGTGGAGACTGAGCGTCGCTTCTACTTGGCGAATAAGGTCGATTTCAACGTGCGTTCCGCTGGTCAGGACGTGTATTTCGATGTGCAGCTGACTGACGCATGGGTATGGGATGTCTACCGTTCCAGCCGTTTCGTCAAGTCCGTGCGCATCGTGACCTTCAAGGACGTGAACGTCGAAGAAGTCCAGAAAACCGATATCGACATTCCCGACGATATTCACTGA
- a CDS encoding histidine-type phosphatase, with protein MQQGLKGSIAGVVAAATLLAGGILTVPHAMALEADGQYYSSKQPYVAPSEATTASYSQAPEGYETVYTESMARHGSRGLSSYKYDALLMKMAEAAEADNGFKSDAIKSEFMKNLKAITAANVENGYGMLTGQGADQHQGIGARAYERNKTLFDNAAKDGGKIAYQSSGEARATESGENFARGFNAASNNKLANSTVTPADPAGTGEAAAFDKTPNTLYFHKSENPDGTEKTGEAKQRADDYQNFVENDAIIAGAEQTIAENEDVKTASHDLLSQIFTDDFLAKLADGTYAWYNTVDGTKGGEANCAPGADPSKDADACGAAKKKIASEYDAAMDLYNLYIIAADMENENTGSHTFDFNQYFQGEQADDAKLFAWALDAEDFYEKGPSYAGQDETYTIAQPLLDDFFSSIDERVNGGSTVATFRFAHAETMMPFAALLGLPGSTQQAAASTTDVYTYANNEWRGESVTPMAANVQWDVAVKSGNDPKTGRAYTPLVRMLYNEQEIAFRSECTPIADGSTWYKLTELKSCLASDHQTLGDDAHLTDDSTTQPGTGPNTGEGTSTTPNNNGAGTHQPSNTQANGTENELSRTGVAVTGVAGIMMLLALAGISLNLWKVRR; from the coding sequence ATGCAGCAGGGCCTTAAGGGCTCCATCGCGGGCGTGGTTGCTGCCGCCACATTGCTGGCCGGTGGCATCCTGACCGTTCCGCACGCCATGGCTTTGGAGGCCGATGGCCAGTATTACAGCAGCAAGCAGCCATATGTGGCACCTAGCGAAGCGACCACTGCCAGCTATAGCCAGGCGCCGGAAGGCTACGAAACGGTATACACCGAGTCGATGGCTCGCCACGGTTCACGCGGCCTGTCCAGCTACAAATACGACGCATTGCTTATGAAGATGGCCGAAGCCGCCGAAGCGGATAACGGTTTTAAGTCTGATGCCATCAAGTCCGAATTCATGAAGAATCTCAAAGCCATCACCGCCGCAAATGTGGAGAATGGCTACGGTATGCTCACCGGTCAGGGTGCTGACCAACATCAGGGCATTGGCGCACGTGCCTACGAGCGCAACAAGACGCTGTTCGACAACGCAGCCAAGGACGGCGGCAAGATCGCCTACCAGTCCTCCGGCGAAGCCCGCGCTACTGAATCAGGCGAGAATTTTGCTCGCGGTTTCAACGCGGCCTCGAACAATAAACTGGCGAACAGCACTGTGACGCCCGCCGATCCGGCCGGCACCGGCGAGGCGGCGGCTTTCGACAAGACGCCGAACACGCTGTACTTCCACAAGTCCGAAAACCCGGACGGCACTGAGAAAACCGGTGAGGCCAAGCAGCGTGCCGACGATTACCAGAACTTCGTGGAAAACGATGCGATTATCGCAGGCGCTGAGCAAACCATCGCCGAAAACGAGGACGTGAAAACAGCCTCTCACGATTTGCTTTCACAAATCTTCACCGATGACTTCCTCGCCAAACTGGCCGACGGCACGTACGCCTGGTACAACACTGTCGATGGCACCAAGGGCGGCGAGGCCAACTGCGCGCCGGGAGCCGACCCCAGCAAGGATGCCGACGCCTGCGGCGCAGCCAAGAAGAAGATCGCCTCCGAATACGATGCCGCGATGGATCTGTACAACCTGTACATCATCGCCGCTGATATGGAGAACGAGAACACCGGCAGCCATACCTTCGACTTCAACCAGTACTTCCAAGGTGAGCAGGCAGACGACGCCAAGTTGTTCGCCTGGGCGCTTGACGCCGAGGACTTCTACGAGAAGGGCCCGAGCTACGCCGGCCAAGACGAGACCTACACAATCGCACAGCCGCTGCTTGACGATTTCTTCTCGTCGATTGATGAGCGCGTAAACGGCGGATCCACCGTTGCTACTTTCCGCTTTGCCCATGCCGAAACGATGATGCCGTTCGCCGCGCTGCTTGGCCTTCCCGGTTCCACCCAGCAGGCGGCCGCCAGCACCACCGACGTGTACACCTACGCCAACAATGAATGGCGCGGTGAATCGGTGACTCCGATGGCCGCTAATGTGCAGTGGGATGTTGCCGTCAAATCCGGCAACGACCCGAAGACCGGCCGTGCCTACACGCCGCTCGTTCGTATGCTCTACAACGAGCAGGAAATCGCCTTCCGCTCCGAATGCACGCCGATTGCCGATGGTTCCACGTGGTACAAGCTCACTGAGCTTAAAAGTTGCTTGGCCTCCGACCACCAAACCCTAGGCGACGATGCGCATCTGACTGATGATTCCACAACGCAGCCGGGCACAGGACCTAACACTGGTGAAGGAACGAGTACCACTCCGAATAACAATGGTGCGGGAACTCATCAGCCCAGCAACACTCAGGCTAATGGTACGGAAAACGAGTTGAGTCGTACCGGTGTTGCCGTTACTGGTGTTGCGGGGATTATGATGCTGCTTGCACTTGCAGGCATCTCGCTGAATCTATGGAAAGTTCGTCGCTGA
- a CDS encoding NAD(P)/FAD-dependent oxidoreductase gives MTDKQSVVIIGGGPAGLTAAWELIKDGGADKYDVTVLEGTREFGGISRTVKHNGNRMDIGGHRFFSKDERIMDWWKTVLPLQGAPSYDDKKLGRDHDMEPGGPDPETEDKVMLKRHRVSRIFWNRHFFDYPISLSPNTLKAMGFKLTMVAGFSYLKSMFHKLPEDNLENFYINRFGRKLYSMFFEGYTEKLWGRHPSQISADWGAQRVKGLSIMGVLKNAFQKLLPKKRSNAEVETSLIEEFWYPKYGPGQLWETVESNCEAAGVKVLTDARVVEVRQTDGAVSSVVYEDSEGNRTELSGDQFISSMPVKDLVNAIDAAGADPEAVDSKPAPADMTEVANGLPYRDFVTVGLLVKHLKLKNTTSIPTLGNPPIVPDCWIYVQDPGYKVGRLQIFNNWSPYLVKDVDDTVWIGLEYFCEEGDSFWNMSEEDVTKFAISELTRMRVINGPDEVIDSHRERVRKAYPAYFDTYEHMDELIEYLDGFGNLYCVGRNGQHRYNNMDHSMATAMEAVGNIKTGKTSKKNVWSVNTEKSYHEEK, from the coding sequence ATGACCGACAAGCAATCCGTAGTGATTATCGGCGGCGGTCCGGCTGGACTTACCGCCGCATGGGAACTCATCAAGGACGGCGGTGCCGACAAGTACGACGTGACCGTGCTGGAGGGGACCCGCGAATTCGGCGGTATCTCGCGCACCGTGAAGCACAACGGCAACCGCATGGATATCGGCGGCCACCGTTTCTTCTCCAAAGACGAACGCATCATGGATTGGTGGAAGACCGTTCTGCCGTTGCAGGGCGCACCCTCCTATGATGACAAGAAGCTCGGCCGCGACCACGACATGGAGCCGGGCGGCCCCGATCCGGAGACGGAGGACAAGGTGATGCTCAAGCGCCACCGAGTGTCCCGTATCTTCTGGAACCGCCACTTCTTCGATTACCCGATTTCGCTGAGCCCCAACACGTTGAAGGCCATGGGCTTCAAGCTCACCATGGTGGCCGGCTTCAGCTACCTGAAGTCCATGTTCCACAAGCTGCCGGAAGACAATCTGGAGAACTTCTACATCAACCGTTTCGGCCGCAAGCTGTATTCGATGTTCTTCGAGGGCTACACGGAGAAGCTGTGGGGCCGCCACCCCTCCCAGATCTCCGCCGACTGGGGCGCCCAGCGCGTCAAGGGCCTGTCCATCATGGGCGTGCTCAAGAACGCCTTCCAGAAGCTGCTGCCCAAGAAGCGCTCCAACGCGGAGGTCGAGACCTCGCTGATCGAGGAGTTCTGGTATCCGAAGTACGGTCCCGGCCAGCTGTGGGAGACCGTCGAGTCCAATTGCGAGGCCGCCGGCGTCAAGGTGCTGACCGACGCCAGGGTGGTCGAGGTCCGCCAGACCGATGGTGCCGTGTCTTCCGTGGTGTACGAGGATTCCGAGGGCAACCGCACCGAGCTTTCCGGCGACCAGTTCATCTCCTCGATGCCGGTCAAGGACCTGGTCAACGCCATCGACGCGGCCGGCGCCGATCCCGAGGCCGTTGATTCCAAGCCCGCCCCGGCCGATATGACCGAGGTGGCCAACGGCCTGCCGTACCGCGATTTCGTGACCGTGGGCCTGCTGGTCAAGCACCTGAAGCTCAAGAACACCACCAGCATCCCCACCCTCGGCAATCCGCCGATCGTGCCGGACTGCTGGATCTACGTGCAGGACCCGGGCTACAAGGTCGGCCGTCTGCAGATCTTCAACAACTGGAGCCCGTACCTGGTCAAGGACGTGGACGACACCGTGTGGATCGGTCTCGAGTACTTCTGCGAGGAGGGCGACTCGTTCTGGAACATGAGCGAGGAGGATGTCACCAAGTTCGCGATTTCCGAGCTCACCCGCATGCGTGTGATCAACGGTCCGGACGAGGTCATCGACTCCCATCGTGAGCGCGTCAGGAAGGCGTACCCCGCCTACTTCGACACCTATGAGCACATGGACGAGCTCATCGAGTACCTCGACGGCTTCGGCAACCTGTACTGCGTGGGCCGTAACGGCCAGCACCGCTACAACAACATGGACCACTCCATGGCCACCGCCATGGAGGCCGTCGGCAACATCAAGACCGGCAAGACGTCCAAGAAGAACGTGTGGTCCGTCAACACCGAAAAGTCCTACCACGAAGAAAAGTGA
- the rho gene encoding transcription termination factor Rho, with product MANSQNLEDMKLPELKELAKQMGLRGTSTMRKPELLATLQAARNGGEPPAGVTVRAPKAAKTAKVVKAPQSDAAEANTTDNADVATQSPAPAPAATEPQLDLPLPVADDAKKDETEPRRTRRKAADDAASEPRAARRRRDDDQPDFARRKPRKKADEAGDLLATLDLGDAAPTERRRERHEDVEVPLIRRVRDDEDEQPRRRRRTAENSEETVRDLDDILATLPTQKHEETSEDGEQNDDHEFVRRNRRDRSDRNDRDTRNDRSDRRNRRMRGRDRDNADDDRRYDDRDNRSDRNDRDSRREEPQEDLVPVAGIVDVLDSYAFVRTSGYLPGPNDVYVSMGQVKKYGLRKGDAVHGSIRAPREGDRRNQRQKFVPLQAIDSINGQSVEEALNRPQFSKLTPLYPQERLKQETAPNKLTGRIMDIVSPIGKGQRGLIVSPPKAGKTITLQNIANSIAANNPEVHLMVVLVDERPEEVTDMERTVQGEVISSTFDRPASDHTTVAELAVERAKRLVELGQDVVVLLDSMTRLARAYNIAAPASGRILSGGVDAQALYPPKKFFGAARNIENGGSLTIISSALVETGSKMDEVIFEEFKGTGNMELRLSRELADKRLFPAIDINASGTRREELITNPQELPIIYRLRRLLGGMEPEQAYQTLVPRLKKTATNRDFLAAIVQQANTGNAVNGN from the coding sequence GTGGCAAATAGCCAGAATCTTGAGGATATGAAGCTGCCTGAGCTCAAAGAGCTCGCTAAACAGATGGGCCTGCGCGGCACGTCGACCATGCGCAAGCCCGAGCTGCTCGCCACCCTGCAGGCGGCGCGCAATGGTGGAGAGCCGCCGGCCGGTGTGACCGTGCGCGCCCCCAAGGCCGCCAAAACCGCCAAGGTCGTCAAGGCTCCGCAGTCCGATGCCGCTGAGGCCAACACCACAGACAATGCTGACGTGGCCACCCAGTCGCCGGCTCCGGCTCCGGCTGCCACGGAACCGCAGCTCGATTTGCCGCTTCCCGTGGCCGACGATGCCAAGAAGGACGAGACCGAACCGCGACGCACCCGTCGTAAGGCCGCCGATGATGCCGCATCCGAACCGCGTGCGGCCCGCCGTCGTCGCGATGACGACCAGCCCGATTTCGCTCGCCGCAAGCCGCGCAAGAAGGCCGATGAGGCCGGCGATCTGCTGGCCACGCTCGATTTGGGAGATGCAGCGCCTACCGAGCGTCGCCGCGAGCGTCACGAGGACGTGGAAGTTCCGCTGATTCGCCGAGTCCGTGATGATGAGGACGAGCAGCCTCGCCGCCGTCGTCGCACTGCGGAAAACAGCGAAGAAACCGTGCGTGACCTCGACGATATCCTGGCCACGCTGCCCACGCAGAAGCACGAGGAAACGTCCGAAGACGGCGAGCAGAACGACGATCACGAGTTCGTGCGTCGTAACCGCCGCGACCGTAGCGATCGCAACGATCGCGATACCCGTAATGATCGCAGCGATCGCCGTAACCGTCGCATGCGTGGCCGTGATCGCGACAACGCCGATGATGATCGTCGCTATGATGATCGCGATAATCGTAGCGATCGCAATGACCGTGATAGCCGCCGCGAAGAGCCGCAGGAGGATCTGGTGCCGGTGGCCGGCATCGTCGACGTGCTCGACTCCTACGCTTTTGTGCGCACTTCCGGCTACCTGCCCGGCCCGAACGACGTGTACGTTTCCATGGGCCAGGTCAAGAAGTACGGCCTGCGCAAGGGCGATGCCGTGCATGGTTCGATTCGCGCCCCGCGTGAAGGCGACCGCCGCAACCAGCGCCAGAAGTTCGTGCCGCTGCAGGCCATCGATTCCATCAACGGCCAAAGCGTTGAAGAAGCGCTCAACCGTCCGCAGTTCTCCAAGCTCACGCCGCTGTACCCGCAGGAGCGTTTGAAGCAGGAGACCGCCCCGAACAAGCTCACCGGCCGTATCATGGACATCGTTTCCCCAATCGGCAAGGGCCAGCGTGGCCTGATTGTCTCCCCGCCGAAGGCCGGTAAGACCATCACCCTGCAGAACATCGCCAACTCCATCGCCGCCAACAACCCCGAGGTCCACCTTATGGTGGTGCTCGTGGACGAGCGACCCGAAGAGGTCACCGATATGGAGCGCACGGTCCAGGGCGAGGTCATTTCCTCCACCTTCGACCGTCCGGCCTCCGATCACACTACGGTTGCCGAACTGGCCGTCGAACGCGCCAAGCGTCTTGTGGAGCTCGGCCAGGACGTGGTCGTACTGCTCGATTCCATGACCCGACTGGCTCGCGCTTACAACATCGCAGCCCCTGCCTCCGGCCGCATCCTGTCCGGTGGTGTGGACGCGCAGGCCCTCTACCCGCCGAAGAAGTTCTTCGGTGCGGCCCGCAACATCGAAAACGGCGGCTCCCTGACCATCATCTCATCTGCGCTGGTGGAAACCGGCTCCAAGATGGACGAGGTGATTTTCGAGGAGTTCAAGGGCACCGGCAACATGGAACTGCGCCTGTCCCGCGAGCTGGCGGACAAGCGACTGTTCCCGGCCATCGACATCAACGCTTCCGGCACCCGCCGCGAGGAGCTCATCACCAACCCGCAGGAACTGCCGATTATCTACCGTCTGCGTCGACTGCTGGGCGGCATGGAGCCCGAGCAGGCCTACCAGACGCTGGTGCCGCGCCTCAAGAAGACCGCCACCAACCGCGACTTCCTCGCCGCCATCGTGCAGCAGGCCAACACCGGCAACGCGGTCAACGGCAACTGA
- a CDS encoding chorismate mutase produces MSETSSDWQRTTIDSAQAAAHPETAQAVARIKALRQTIDNIDSAVIALLAERFKATSQVGVLKANAGFAPEDTKREDYQIERLHRIAIDAGLDPEIAEMYREFVVTEAKKRHQRIADAGGDPGVLDVFA; encoded by the coding sequence ATGAGCGAAACGAGCAGCGACTGGCAAAGGACCACCATCGACTCCGCCCAGGCGGCGGCCCACCCGGAAACCGCACAAGCGGTGGCGCGCATCAAAGCGCTGCGCCAAACCATCGATAACATCGATTCGGCGGTCATCGCATTACTGGCCGAGCGGTTCAAGGCCACCTCGCAGGTCGGCGTGCTCAAAGCCAACGCCGGATTCGCGCCCGAAGACACCAAGCGTGAGGACTATCAGATCGAACGCCTCCACCGCATCGCCATCGATGCCGGGCTTGATCCGGAAATTGCCGAAATGTACCGTGAATTCGTGGTTACCGAAGCCAAGAAGCGCCACCAGCGCATAGCCGATGCCGGTGGTGACCCGGGCGTACTCGACGTATTCGCCTGA
- the valS gene encoding valine--tRNA ligase: MTEGKSIINANLTPLPDKVGVDGLEDKWRTVWDEDGTYKFRNTRDRKAVYSIDTPPPTVSGSLHVGHVFSYTHTDVIARYKRMRGYDVFYPMGWDDNGLPTERRVQNYYGVRVDVSLPYDPDFKPPFEGTDGKKIDAKDQVPISRKNFIELCERLTAQDEKLFEALWRKLGLSIDWSQTYHTIGQHPQRVAQKAFLRNLARGEAYQQDAPGLWDVTFQTAVAQAELESREYPGFYHKVAFRFEDGTPIYIETTRPELLAACTSLIANPNDERYKQYFGQYVYSPLFKVKVPILAHPAAEMDKGAGIAMCCTFGDVTDVEWWRDLKLPTRPIIQRNGRIVMDTPDWIEDPAGREVFAETAGKTTFSARKIIVDKLRESGDLDGEPTPTKRMTNFYEKGDKPLEIVTSRQWYLKNGGTDAKLNAELIERGKELEFHPDFMRVRYENWVHGLNGDWLISRQRFFGVPFPLWYPVNASGEPDYDHPITPSEDRLPIDPTIDVPEGYDESQRDVPGGFTAEKDIMDTWATSSLTPQIVTHWAEPDEASKALFASTFPMDLRPQGQDIIRTWLFSTVDRAHLENKCLPWAHATLSGWILDPDHKKMSKSKGNVVVPNEPIEKFGADAVRYWAAAARLGLDATYDIGQMKIGRRLAIKLLNATKFALAIGREDENHHVGAAAEAAWNPADVTEPLDRAAMAKLALVVRQATEALESYEHSKALEVIESYFWQFCDDYIELVKNRAYGTPDEHGNVPSEKAVKSARTALGLGLDAFARLLAPYLPYATEEVWSWMHAGSGSVHRAAWPVVDPYVEAATGASPELLTWAGKAVEQLRKIKSEAKVSMKTPILSVALSAASEGVEAIHAALGDIAQAGRVVGKFDLVAKHAEESAAEGTPETEVAVEASELGEPPAKKPKH; this comes from the coding sequence ATGACTGAAGGCAAATCCATCATCAACGCCAACCTCACCCCGCTGCCCGACAAGGTCGGCGTGGACGGACTTGAGGACAAGTGGCGCACCGTCTGGGATGAAGACGGCACCTACAAATTCCGCAACACCCGCGACCGCAAGGCCGTCTACTCCATCGACACCCCGCCGCCCACCGTCTCCGGTTCGCTGCACGTGGGTCACGTGTTCTCTTACACGCACACCGATGTGATTGCGCGCTACAAGCGCATGCGCGGCTACGACGTGTTCTACCCGATGGGTTGGGATGACAACGGCCTGCCTACCGAGCGCCGCGTGCAGAACTACTATGGCGTGCGCGTGGACGTGTCTCTGCCTTACGACCCGGACTTCAAGCCGCCGTTTGAAGGCACTGATGGCAAGAAGATTGACGCCAAGGATCAGGTGCCGATTTCCCGCAAGAACTTCATCGAGCTGTGCGAGCGTCTGACTGCTCAGGATGAGAAGCTGTTTGAGGCCCTGTGGCGCAAGCTGGGTCTGTCCATCGACTGGTCGCAGACCTACCACACCATCGGTCAGCACCCGCAGCGTGTGGCCCAGAAGGCCTTCCTGCGCAACCTCGCCCGTGGCGAGGCCTACCAGCAGGACGCCCCCGGCCTGTGGGATGTGACCTTCCAGACCGCCGTGGCCCAGGCCGAGCTCGAATCGCGCGAATACCCCGGCTTCTACCACAAGGTGGCCTTCCGCTTTGAGGACGGCACCCCGATCTACATCGAGACCACCCGCCCCGAACTGCTGGCGGCCTGCACCTCGCTGATCGCCAACCCGAACGACGAACGCTACAAGCAGTACTTCGGCCAGTACGTCTACTCCCCTCTGTTCAAGGTCAAGGTGCCGATTCTGGCGCACCCGGCCGCCGAAATGGACAAGGGTGCCGGTATCGCCATGTGCTGTACGTTCGGTGATGTAACCGACGTCGAGTGGTGGCGCGACCTGAAGCTGCCCACCCGCCCGATCATCCAGCGCAACGGCCGTATCGTGATGGATACCCCGGACTGGATCGAGGACCCGGCCGGCCGCGAGGTCTTTGCCGAAACCGCTGGCAAGACCACGTTCTCCGCCCGCAAGATCATCGTCGACAAGCTGCGCGAGTCCGGCGATCTGGACGGCGAGCCGACCCCGACCAAGCGTATGACGAACTTCTACGAGAAGGGCGACAAGCCGCTCGAGATCGTCACCTCCCGCCAGTGGTATTTGAAGAACGGCGGTACCGACGCCAAGCTGAACGCCGAGCTTATCGAGCGTGGCAAGGAACTCGAGTTCCACCCCGACTTCATGCGCGTGCGTTATGAGAACTGGGTGCACGGCCTGAACGGCGACTGGCTGATCTCCCGTCAGCGCTTCTTCGGCGTCCCGTTCCCGCTGTGGTACCCGGTGAACGCTTCCGGCGAGCCGGATTACGATCACCCGATCACTCCGTCCGAGGATCGTCTGCCGATCGACCCGACCATCGACGTGCCGGAGGGCTACGACGAGTCCCAGCGTGATGTGCCCGGTGGTTTCACCGCCGAAAAGGACATCATGGACACCTGGGCCACCTCTTCGCTGACCCCGCAGATCGTGACCCACTGGGCCGAGCCGGACGAGGCCTCCAAGGCCCTGTTCGCTTCCACCTTCCCGATGGACCTGCGCCCGCAGGGTCAGGACATCATCCGCACCTGGCTGTTCTCGACTGTGGACCGCGCGCACTTGGAGAACAAGTGCCTGCCGTGGGCCCATGCCACGCTGTCCGGCTGGATTCTGGACCCCGACCACAAGAAGATGTCGAAGTCCAAGGGCAACGTCGTGGTGCCGAACGAGCCGATCGAGAAGTTCGGCGCGGACGCCGTGCGTTACTGGGCCGCCGCCGCTCGCCTAGGCCTCGATGCCACGTACGACATCGGCCAGATGAAGATTGGCCGTCGACTGGCCATCAAGCTGCTGAACGCCACCAAGTTCGCGCTGGCCATCGGCCGTGAGGACGAGAACCATCACGTGGGCGCTGCCGCCGAGGCCGCGTGGAACCCGGCCGATGTGACCGAACCGCTGGATCGCGCCGCTATGGCCAAGCTGGCTTTGGTGGTGCGTCAGGCCACCGAGGCGCTGGAATCCTACGAGCATTCCAAGGCGCTGGAAGTCATCGAGTCCTACTTCTGGCAGTTCTGCGACGACTACATCGAGCTGGTCAAGAACCGCGCCTATGGCACTCCGGACGAGCACGGCAATGTGCCGTCCGAGAAGGCTGTGAAGTCCGCCCGCACCGCTCTGGGTCTGGGCCTGGACGCCTTCGCACGTCTGCTGGCCCCGTACCTGCCGTACGCCACCGAGGAAGTGTGGAGCTGGATGCACGCCGGTTCCGGTTCCGTGCATCGCGCCGCCTGGCCGGTCGTGGACCCGTATGTCGAGGCCGCCACCGGTGCTTCCCCCGAGCTGCTGACTTGGGCCGGCAAGGCCGTGGAGCAGCTGCGTAAGATCAAGTCCGAGGCCAAGGTCTCCATGAAGACCCCAATCCTGTCTGTGGCACTGTCCGCTGCTTCGGAAGGTGTGGAAGCGATTCACGCCGCCTTGGGCGATATCGCGCAGGCCGGTCGCGTGGTCGGCAAGTTCGACTTGGTGGCCAAGCACGCCGAGGAATCCGCCGCCGAAGGCACGCCCGAAACCGAGGTCGCCGTCGAAGCCAGCGAGCTCGGTGAGCCGCCAGCTAAGAAGCCAAAGCACTGA
- a CDS encoding ABC transporter substrate-binding protein: protein MQHSKRDNTWSKWGIFLGVAVALGALVVVGWTFMQNRFQPGSSLDADVTIGIDDMPQSLDIRSDSSAAAERLLVDNVYETLVTVDQDNKLQPGLATSWKTSDDGLTVTLTLQSGVTFSNGHTLDASDAVWSLQQNVTNKVADVDELGDLASVANPNATTVVITLAKPNPTLLRALSGRLGIVYDSESSSADYQRKAIGSGPFTVADFQPGHSLKLARSDTYHGTKAASNVVEFMQYSDADALSKALTDGSLDMAAPVSASTATGLNGKDGLTVKEGATTDKVLLAYNNGTDSLLSDEQARKAFRYQIDAAGIASAQPDAAGALGGPISLLEPGYEDLTGLYPHDENQAGQMFSYFGAQYLTTVNLVVPEEYRSLAETIKQQIERQPRPTVNLEVLSDEDYAKRIKDGKWELTVMSMDGTDDAGIFADPDSMFHYDHTEAQQAYADARAATNDADYEARMKAYARLISEDAASDWLYTRKCFTVASTKVSGYPTSMINRRMPLAGLTVK, encoded by the coding sequence ATGCAGCACAGCAAGCGGGACAATACATGGTCCAAGTGGGGGATTTTTCTCGGAGTCGCCGTGGCACTCGGCGCACTCGTGGTTGTGGGATGGACGTTCATGCAAAACCGGTTCCAGCCGGGATCATCCCTCGATGCCGATGTGACCATTGGCATCGACGATATGCCGCAATCCTTGGATATTCGGTCCGATTCCTCTGCGGCAGCCGAACGCCTGCTCGTCGACAATGTGTATGAGACATTAGTGACCGTCGATCAAGACAACAAGCTTCAGCCGGGACTGGCGACAAGCTGGAAGACTTCCGATGACGGACTGACCGTCACCCTGACACTGCAATCGGGCGTCACCTTCTCGAACGGCCATACGTTGGACGCCTCGGACGCCGTGTGGTCGTTGCAACAGAACGTGACCAACAAGGTGGCGGACGTCGACGAATTGGGCGATCTGGCGTCGGTCGCCAATCCGAACGCCACCACGGTGGTCATTACGCTTGCCAAGCCCAATCCGACGCTGCTGCGAGCGCTGTCCGGCAGACTCGGCATTGTCTACGATTCCGAGTCGTCCAGTGCCGATTATCAACGCAAGGCCATAGGTTCCGGACCATTCACCGTGGCCGATTTCCAGCCTGGCCATTCCCTGAAGCTGGCGCGCAGCGATACCTACCATGGCACCAAAGCGGCCAGCAATGTCGTTGAATTTATGCAATACTCCGACGCCGATGCGCTCAGCAAGGCCCTGACCGACGGCAGTCTCGATATGGCGGCACCGGTTTCGGCTTCGACGGCCACCGGCTTGAACGGCAAGGATGGCCTGACCGTCAAGGAGGGGGCCACTACGGATAAGGTGCTGCTGGCCTACAACAACGGCACCGATTCGCTGCTCTCCGACGAACAGGCGCGTAAAGCCTTCCGCTATCAAATCGACGCAGCCGGCATCGCCTCCGCCCAACCCGACGCAGCCGGAGCATTGGGCGGCCCCATCAGCCTGCTGGAACCCGGATACGAAGATTTGACCGGACTGTACCCGCATGACGAAAACCAAGCTGGGCAGATGTTCTCCTACTTTGGTGCGCAATACCTGACTACGGTGAATCTGGTGGTTCCCGAAGAATACCGGTCGTTGGCCGAAACCATCAAGCAGCAGATCGAGCGGCAGCCGCGCCCCACGGTGAACCTTGAAGTGCTCTCCGATGAGGATTATGCCAAACGAATCAAGGACGGCAAATGGGAACTGACCGTGATGAGCATGGACGGCACGGATGATGCCGGCATATTCGCCGACCCCGATTCCATGTTCCATTACGACCATACCGAAGCGCAACAGGCCTATGCGGATGCTCGCGCCGCCACTAATGACGCCGATTATGAGGCACGAATGAAGGCGTACGCCCGGCTGATCAGCGAGGATGCGGCCAGTGATTGGCTGTATACCCGCAAATGCTTCACTGTGGCGTCCACCAAGGTCTCCGGCTACCCGACCTCGATGATCAATCGCCGCATGCCGCTGGCCGGGTTGACGGTGAAGTAG